The following are encoded together in the Juglans microcarpa x Juglans regia isolate MS1-56 chromosome 2D, Jm3101_v1.0, whole genome shotgun sequence genome:
- the LOC121250050 gene encoding uncharacterized protein LOC121250050 isoform X2, which translates to MEDRKENAPWLSVPQFGDWDHKGQVPDYSLDFSKIREMRKQNKMDVTRASLGNDEELIASSNTTTTNASSTRSDNHHQHLQHDYPQSQHSPTTRRSFLSRFSCCGKA; encoded by the exons ATGGAGGATCGTAAGGAG AACGCTCCGTGGCTATCAGTGCCTCAGTTTGGGGACTGGGACCATAAAGGGCAGGTGCCAGACTACTCTCTGGATTTCTCAAAAATCAGGGAAATGAGAAAGCAAAACAAGATGGATGTGACTAGAGCAAGTCTTGGAAATGACGAAGAGCTAATTGCCTCGTccaacaccaccaccaccaatgcCAGCAGCACCCGGAGCGACAACCATCACCAGCACCTCCAGCACGACTACCCTCAGAGCCAGCATTCTCCAACT ACAAGGAGGAGTTTTCTCAGCCGCTTCAGCTGTTGCGGGAAAGCCTAA
- the LOC121249283 gene encoding protein FAR-RED IMPAIRED RESPONSE 1-like: protein MLKLLTVHNTHNHGLSPQKARFFRYNREVSLSIKRMLDTNDQTGIKMNKSLAALVQEAGEFENLSFNEKDCRNYIDKARHFRLGKCGAGALHEYFVRMQYKNNGFFSLMDMDDDGRLKNVFWADSRSRASYKYFSNVVTFDTTYLINRYEMPFVLFVRSLLNCMNGEAPKAIITYQDRAMENAIALVFPNTRHRFCLWHILKKLPEKLGSHGTYKDRLKSQLLMCVYDSQTIEEFESCWEVMIKTYNLQENAWLQSLYAERTYWAPVFLKEVFLDWNEHNPTKTNLKEFVDQFDNALRMKIENENAADFHSFNVTILAISISLLEKIFQTTYTNSKFREVKKEVMGMLGVLPTLHRKDGVIATYHVEDEIEVDDFIKEPHGRDIDIVDTCRNLFEQTVVETQESVVIQPPQNTTEVLDFSETQLGDGRRPELHKALDETQDCGHVHD, encoded by the exons ATGTTGAAGTTGTTGACTGTTCACAATACCCACAATCACGGGCTAAGTCCACAAAAGGCGAGGTTCTTTCGGTACAATAGAGAAGTGAGTTTGTCTATTAAGAGAATGCTAGATACAAATGATCAGACTGGTATCAAAATGAACAAGAGCTTAGCCGCTCTTGTGCAAGAAGCAGGTGAGTTTGAGAACTTGTCATTCAATGAAAAAGACTGTCGTAATTATATTGACAAGGCACGCCACTTTCGACTTGGGAAATGTGGCGCTGGAGCTCTCCATGAATATTTTGTTAGGATGCAATACAAGAATAATGGATTCTTTTCCCTAATGGATATGGATGATGATGGGAGGTTGAAAAATGTCTTTTGGGCAGATTCACGAAGTAGGGCATCATACAAATATTTTAGTAATGTTGTCACGTTCGACACTACATATCTGATAAATAGGTATGAGATGCCATTTGTACTGTTTGTTCGC AGTTTGTTGAACTGTATGAATGGTGAAGCTCCAAAGGCTATTATCACATATCAAGATAGAGCCATGGAAAATGCGATTGCGCTTGTCTTTCCGAATACCCGACACCGATTTTGCTTATGGCACATACTGAAGAAATTACCTGAAAAACTCGGTTCACATGGTACATACAAAGATAGGTTGAAAAGTCAGTTGCTTATGTGTGTGTATGACTCTCAAACAATAGAGGAGTTTGAGAGttgttgggaagtgatgatTAAAACATACAACTTGCAAGAAAATGCTTGGTTGCAGAGTTTATATGCTGAGCGTACCTATTGGGCACCAGTATTCTTGAAAGAAGTTTTTTTGGACTGGAATGAGCACAACCCAACGaa GACAAACTTAAAAGAGTTTGTTGATCAATTCGATAATGCGTTGAGAATgaagattgagaatgaaaatgcagCGGACTTTCACTCATTCAACGTTACAATTCTTGCCATCTCTATTTCTCTACTTGAGAAGATATTTCAAACCACATATACTAACTCTAAATttagagaagttaaaaaagaagtaATGGGAATGCTTGGTGTTCTTCCAACTCTACACCGAAAAGATGGTGTCATTGCAACGTACCATGTAGAAGATGAAATAGAAGTTGATGATTTCATCAAGGAG CCACATGGAAGAGATATCGATATAGTTGACACGTGCAGGAATTTATTTGAGCAAACAGTTGTTGAGACTCAAGAGAGTGTTGTCATTCAG CCACCTCAAAACACTACCGAAGTATTGGACTTTAGTGAAACTCAACTTGGGGATGGGAGACGACCAGAACTTCATAAAGCTCTAGATGAGACTCAAGATTGTGGACACGTGCATGACTGA
- the LOC121250050 gene encoding uncharacterized protein LOC121250050 isoform X1, with protein MEDRKEKNAPWLSVPQFGDWDHKGQVPDYSLDFSKIREMRKQNKMDVTRASLGNDEELIASSNTTTTNASSTRSDNHHQHLQHDYPQSQHSPTTRRSFLSRFSCCGKA; from the exons ATGGAGGATCGTAAGGAG AAAAACGCTCCGTGGCTATCAGTGCCTCAGTTTGGGGACTGGGACCATAAAGGGCAGGTGCCAGACTACTCTCTGGATTTCTCAAAAATCAGGGAAATGAGAAAGCAAAACAAGATGGATGTGACTAGAGCAAGTCTTGGAAATGACGAAGAGCTAATTGCCTCGTccaacaccaccaccaccaatgcCAGCAGCACCCGGAGCGACAACCATCACCAGCACCTCCAGCACGACTACCCTCAGAGCCAGCATTCTCCAACT ACAAGGAGGAGTTTTCTCAGCCGCTTCAGCTGTTGCGGGAAAGCCTAA